The following is a genomic window from Nicotiana tabacum cultivar K326 chromosome 3, ASM71507v2, whole genome shotgun sequence.
TTGAAGAAAACCCACTTTAAAGCCTATGAGAATGATGAGCTTCGAATGGAGAATAGGCCAGTAGATGTTTCAGAATCTCACTTTAAGGATCTTCTTAAATATTGGAACTCCTCTCCTCACAAGGTAATGAATAGCTAAAAGTTATTTGATAAAAACTCATATAAAACTATGCAATTAGATAATAAAATGATTATAACTCGCCCTTTCTTTCTATGTCGCATTAAATAGTTTAAATGATTCTAAGTCACCCTTTATTTCTCTATGGCATTAAATTTATAAGTTGACTATTTGCAGAAAATGTTCGAAACCAATATAGAGAATCAAAATAAGTTGAAGTGTCCACACACTGCTGGCAGAACACTTTTTCCTCTAATTCGCGAGGTTTGAtgtctttcttatttttttataaaattatgaaCTTCCTAACTTTATATGGAAAGTTTCTTATACCTGTTTTCATGTAactagaaaaaaaagaaggaaatttcTGATACTTCAGATACTCTATCAAGT
Proteins encoded in this region:
- the LOC142177085 gene encoding uncharacterized protein LOC142177085; its protein translation is MENRPVDVSESHFKDLLKYWNSSPHKKMFETNIENQNKLKCPHTAGRTLFPLIREKKKKEISDTSDTLSSKDIFVATRKRKLGRESEDDSHSIDAFASVMGPEQPGRVRLYGRGVTKTILKGQKGNIGSSLDVTDERM